Part of the Micromonospora inyonensis genome, CGGCGGCGACCAGGGACACCAGGCAACCGTAGCGGCCGAGACGCGGACGGCGCCCCGGGGTCCACCGGGGCGCCGCCCGCGCCACGACCCCGGCGGAGGCTATCCGGCCTGGTCGCCCCAACCGCCCTGGATCATGGTCTGGAACCGCCACTCACCGCCGGTCCGGACCAGCACGTCGGCGTAGCGGACCCGCTGGGACTGCCCGTCGACGGTGAACTCCGCCTCGGTGAAGACCACCGCGAGACTGGGGGTGAGCAGGTACGGCGTGCGGGTCGAGGTCATCGTCAGATCGCCCGGGGCGCCGAGGGCCCCGCCCATCACCCGCAGGTACTCCTCCCGGTCGAGTTGCCGGGCGGAACCCTCCCCGGACGAGTCGTCGGTGACGGTGTTCAGCGGGAACACGGCCAGGCTCGCCGTGCCGGCCACGTCGCCGGCCGCCGCGTACGCGTCGTAGCGCCGGAACCAGTCGTCCAGGGCGGCCAGCTCCTCCGGGCCCGGCGTGTAGGCGGGGTCGGCCGGCGGGACGGTCCGCGAACGGGCCTGGGTCATTCGGTCCTCCTCCTGCGGGGCCCGGCCACGGGCACCGAGCATTGGTACGTTGTACCGTACAGCGTACGTCAACCCCCGACAAGCCGACCGCCGAAAGACGCCGGTCCGGGGTAGGACACCGTATGGTCACGGTCGGCGATAGGCGCTCGACGCGGACCCGGTGGGACCTGTGACAATGCCGGGGAGAAACTTGCTGCGCCGTGGCGGCGATCACGGGACTGTCCCCGTCGACGCCGGGAGAACGAGGATGGGCACATGAGCGACTGGACTGCCTTCGGACGGGTGGACGCGGACGGCACCGTGTACGTCAAGACCGCCGACGGCGAGCGAGTGGTCGGATCCTGGCAGGCCGGAGCACCGGAGGAGGGGTTGGCCCACTTCGCCCGCCGCTTCGCCGACCTGGTGACCGAGGTCGACCTGGCCGAGGCCCGACTCAACTCGGGTGCGGCCGACGCCAGCGGGTCAGTGACCACGATCCGCCGGCTCCGGGACTCGCTGGCCGAGGCGCACGTCGTCGGGGACATCGACGCGCTCGCCGCCCGGCTGGAGAAGCTCGCCGCGCTCGCGGAGGAGAAGGCCGGCGAGGCGCGGGCGGCCCGCGACGCCGCGCGGGTCGAAGCCGTGGCCCGCAAGACCGCCCTGGTGGAGGAGGCCGAGAAGCTCGCCGCCGAGTCCACCGGCTGGAAGACCGCGGGCGACCGGCTCAAGGAGATCCTCGACGAGTGGAAGACC contains:
- a CDS encoding DUF4440 domain-containing protein, with protein sequence MTQARSRTVPPADPAYTPGPEELAALDDWFRRYDAYAAAGDVAGTASLAVFPLNTVTDDSSGEGSARQLDREEYLRVMGGALGAPGDLTMTSTRTPYLLTPSLAVVFTEAEFTVDGQSQRVRYADVLVRTGGEWRFQTMIQGGWGDQAG